In a single window of the Syngnathus typhle isolate RoL2023-S1 ecotype Sweden linkage group LG19, RoL_Styp_1.0, whole genome shotgun sequence genome:
- the relch gene encoding RAB11-binding protein RELCH homolog isoform X4, whose protein sequence is MILTGCVAFARHVGPTRVEAELLPQCWEQINHKYPERRLLVAESCGALAPYFPKEIRSSLVLSMLQQMLAEDKADMVREAVVKSLGIIMGYIDDVDKYSQGFELMVLSLSDPSERVVSAVHQVFIPAFAAWTMELGTLYTSLIPSLLARIEKLLMQGEHGLDEYKLHVFLSALQSLIPPLFAVVLQNAPFTGRAKLHGDVPAIEVTRFPRPASPLQDVATIIGSREMLSALLLLYDHQLEHEGTTGWESLLWVVNQLLPQIIEIVGRINVASSTCVHEFSRFFWRFCRTFGKIFTNTKVKPQFQEILRLSEENVDALSGNGILTKATVPIYATGVLTCYNQEEDRKLLVGFLEDVMTTLSLSHAPLDSLKASFVELGANPVYHELLLTVLWYGVVHTSALVRCTSARMFELLVKGVNETLVAQRVVPALITLSSDPEISVRISTIPAFGTIMETVTQKELLERVKMQLASFLEDPQYQDQHSLHMEIIRTFGRVGPNAEPRFRDEFVLPHLHKLAQANNSQTVDSKRIDIATQLFEAYSALSCCFISEEVMINHFLPGLRCLRADMEQLSPEHEVILSSMVKECEIKVENRGMGDAQGSVSIASTLVGEDAKTKFLSKMGQLTTSGAMLANVFQRKK, encoded by the exons ATTAACCACAAATATCCAGAGAGAAGACTTCTTGTGGCGGAGTCTTGTGGAGCCTTGGCACCATATTTTCCT AAGGAGATCCGAAGTTCTCTCGTGTTGTCCATGCTGCAGCAAATGCTTGCAGAGGACAAGGCCGACATGGTCCGAGAAGCTGTGGTCAAGAGTCTTGGGATTATCATGGGTTACATTGACGATGTTGACAAATACTCCCAG ggTTTTGAGCTGATGGTGCTGTCACTTAGCGATCCTTCAGAGCGGGTAGTCAGTGCTGTCCACCAGGTCTTCATCCCCGCATTCGCTGCCTGGACAATGGAATTAGGAACACTTTACACTTCACTCATCCCTTCTCTCTTGGCACGTATTGAGAAGCTCCTCATG CAGGGGGAGCATGGCCTGGATGAGTACAAGCTGCACGTGTTCCTATCAGCACTGCAGAGTCTGATCCCTCCACTTTTTGCCGTGGTGCTGCAAAATGCGCCGTTCACCGGCCGAGCCAAACTCCACGGCGACGTACCTGCAATAGAAG TGACTCGCTTCCCGAGACCGGCTTCTCCCCTTCAGGATGTGGCCACCATCATCGGTAGCAGGGAGATGCTGAGCGCCCTCTTGCTTCTCTACGACCACCAACTGGAGCATGAAGGGACCACCGGATGGGAAAGCCTTCTTTGGGTGGTCAACCAGCT GCTTCCTCAGATTATAGAGATTGTGGGTCGCATCAACGTCGCTTCTTCCACCTGCGTTCACGAGTTCTCTCGCTTCTTTTGGAGGTTCTGTCGAACCTTTGGCAAAATCTTTACCAACACGAAG GTCAAACCTCAATTCCAAGAGATACTTCGTTTGTCCGAAGAGAATGTTG ATGCTTTATCTGGAAATGGCATTCTTACTAAAGCCACCGTCCCCATCTATGCCACAGGAGTACTGACCTGTTATAACCAG GAGGAGGATCGCAAGTTGTTAGTGGGTTTCTTAGAGGATGTTATGACAACCCTGTCTTTGTCCCACGCACCTCTTGACAGCTTGAAAGCTTCTTTTGTAGAGCTGgg tgctaATCCAGTATACCATGAGTTACTACTCACCGTTCTTTGGTACGGAGTAGTACACACCTCTGCATTGGTCCGATGCACCTCAGCGCGGATGTTTGAG CTGCTGGTGAAGGGGGTGAATGAGACGCTGGTCGCTCAGAGAGTGGTTCCTGCTCTCATCACACTGTCCTCCGACCCTGAAAT CTCTGTGAGGATATCCACAATTCCTGCCTTTGGTACCATCATGGAGACGGTGACACAGAAAGAG cTGCTGGAGCGTGTCAAGATGCAGCTGGCATCCTTCCTGGAAGACCCTCAGTATCAAGATCAGCACTCTTTGCACATGGAGATCATCAGGACGTTCGGACGCGTCGGACCCAACGCCGAGCCTCGCTTCAGAGACGAAT TCGTACTGCCGCACCTGCACAAACTGGCGCAGGCTAACAACAGCCAAACGGTGGATAGCAAGAGGATTGACATTGCCACCCAGCTGTTTGAGGCCTACAGCGCCCTCTCCTGCTGTT TCATATCCGAGGAGGTGATGATCAACCACTTCCTGCCGGGCCTTAGGTGTCTCCGGGCCGACATGGAGCAGCTCTCGCCGGAGCACGAG GTGATTCTGAGCTCCATGGTCAAAGAGTGTGAGATCAAGGTGGAAAACAGAGGAATGGGCGATGCACAAGG CTCCGTGTCCATTGCATCCACGTTGGTGGGCGAGGATGCCAAGACCAAGTTCCTGAGCAAGATGGGTCAGCTGACTACGTCGGGCGCCATGCTGGCCAACGTTTTCCAGAGAAAGAAGTGA